Part of the Lolium rigidum isolate FL_2022 chromosome 6, APGP_CSIRO_Lrig_0.1, whole genome shotgun sequence genome, AATTCACGGGCAGCCCCAAAGTCAATAAGATTAAACTGCCTTCTAGAATCATCATAAAGGAAATTGCTCCAATTTGGATCAGTCTGCATAAAAAGAGTGGTCAGAAATAACCTTCTGTCTGCAGTATCCAGTTACCCTAAAAAGGTAGATTGCACGAGAGGAATTCTATACTTTCATCAAGCGCACCACAAATGATGAAATgatattttttttggattttaatGTCGATGCAGAATACATAACTAGCAAGCTCTACCATGTTCATTATTTAGAAATTCAAAAGAGGGTATGAAAAGCAAAACATGCCTGCATAAATCTGAAGACAAATAACTCCTTTATCGTCAGTTCAAGAAGTTTACATCCAACATAATTGCGGGTTTCCTGGCTTAGTACTGCCACCTTATCGATAGGAACTCCTGTACAGAACCAGCATATAGATATACAGTTGTTAGAACACTCCGCCATAAAAAAAAGGTTTGTGCAGACAATATGTGCTCATCTCCCAACTAAAATATAAGGATAAAGTTTCAGTCAATTAGAAGTTTATGCAAAGAAAATTAGAACTTGCTTTGTGGACGTGGATCCAGACAGCAGAAGGAGCATGCATCACAGCAGCATAGTTAGGATCAAGGATGCAATTGAACTTTGCGAGGCATTGCGAGGCATGTGTTAGTAGTCCAGTAAATGCTGAGTGTGATTATAGTTAGTTCAGGTGCTTTATACTTTTATAGAAACTAAGATACATAGCGTATCTGGTTGTCAGGACTCAATTTTATCTGTTAGGCTCGGCTCTAATTAAGATGAGAACTTACATCCACATCTCGCAACCTCATTGGTTGTTTTGTTCAGTTTTACAAGCAAAATATTAAGATCATGAGCAATCAGACAGAGCAGTTCTGCTCTTGAATGGTTACTGAGGCTGTTGCAGCATAGCTGCCTCAGCATAAAAATACTAAAAAGTCCCTTACTGAAATTATGTCAACAGATAATGATTTGTATTCCAATGTGAAACTATCTACAGAATATATGATATATGGTTACTTCAAGTTTATGGTATGAAATACCATAGATATGGCTCATGCTCCATATCAAAATGCTATACAAAAGTTTTCAGATACCCATATTTACAGTACTTCAAACTCTTGGTCTGGCTTGTATTACTGAAATAATGCCCCCAGCAGAAAATGTTTTGTATAACACTGTGAACCTATCTACAGAATAAATAGAACAGGTACTTCAACTTTTTGGTACAAACTATGAAATGCTAGAGATAATGGTTCATGCTCTCTATCAAAATGCTATAAGAAAGTTTTCAGATGTCAATACAATTTCTTTGTCTGGCAATAATATAGCATGCTTAGCTTTCACATGATACTGACAGTTCTGATTAAATATGCCATAAAGGTAAAATTACCCCATATCAATTTTTGAATTGGCAAGGATTAAAAAGAAAAATCATTAAGAACTTACAGCATTGTAAATGATACAATTACATGAAAAAATATGCAGAATGAAATATCAAAAGCACCTGGAACAAACTCTGATGTCAGAATCTTTTTGCTTGACAATTCATCAGTGACCTTAGGGACGTAATAGCCCTCACTATCAGAGAGCAACTCTTTGTACCGCTTCTGGTTACTAGCTTCTATGACATAGTCACATTCCCTTGCCAGCTCTTCCTTTGCGACCTGTATAACATGAACATGGAAGAGAATATGCTCTGTCAActgaaaatttgcaacaactattGACATGAATACTTTAGCACAACAATACTGGAAACATATGACATTAGGATTTAAATAGCATTGTTTCAATTCAGAACTCATAATATGACAAAATATGCGGAGAAACACTGTGAATGACAGTAATATTTTGCATGActtcagaaatttcaaatttcattCTGATTATAGCTGAATACGAAGTAAGAATGGGTTTATTATTCCATATACAGCGTACAGCATCTGCAAATGCCACAACATACTCTTATGTACACTACTTCACAAAGCACATCTCTGTACCATCATTTGCAGAATAAATACCATTTTGAGAGACAGAGTTTGGACAAGGACAAATATACGTTAAAACAGTAAGCATATGTAAAATGAGAAAAAATAATAAGTGAGATGGTGAATTATCCATGCTGCTTTCCAAATCTGATTTTGTTTTCTTACCTTTATAGCTCTATCAAGGAAAAGACCTTTGGGGATGAGATTTGTGTAAGTCAAGAGTAGCCTAACATTCTCGATATCGCTTTCTATACTGTCTGCAACCCCAGGATACTGTATTTTCATGACAACATCTGAACCATCCTTCAAGACTGCTCGATGGACCTGATCAAATGGAGAGAATGAACAGATAAGCAAAAGACTGCTCAATTCTCAGAGCGGAAAGCTCTAACTGTTGATGACCCTCAAAAGAATGAAATATCGTATGCAGTTATTTAAAATACAAGAGGGGCAGACCAACCTGTCCGATACTCGCCGCAGCCAGTGGTTCGTAGTCGAAACTCGTGAGCTTAGAGGACCATCCTTGACCCAGCTCAGCGTCAAGGACGGAATTGAGCTGCTTGCTGGGCATGACATCGGCGCCTTGACGGACAATATCAAGAGCTGCCAACACCTATATTGAATCAGCACCATGAATCCAATGGCACATCACGAGCACATAACGATAGACAAATAGCATCGGGTTCGGGTAATACCGGCGGGGGCACGAGCGATTCGTCCTGGATGCTCAGCATCTGCCCCACCTTGAGCGCTGCTCCCCGCATCCGGCACAGCGCAAGGGCAACGCGCTCGGCGTTCTGGTCAGACAAAAACGGGGAGAGTGCTGAGCGGTCACCATCCGCAACCGGTGTGCCGTACATCACCCGCCGGGCCGATTCCTGGAGGCCTCCCCACGCGAGACCGGCGCCGAGACCTGCAAAGCTTAATTTTTTCCGGCAGAGCGCCTGGGATTTAGCTGGCGTGGGAATCATAGATTGATAAAGTAAAGATGAGCATTTCGTTCGGTTCGATTTGTTGCAGGGTGTAATGGACTGACCCGAGGGCTCGGGTGAAGGGCGTGGAGGGAACATTCCGCTCCCTTCGCCGGCGCCTCTTCTCCGCCGGCGCTGGCGAGGGGGTAGGCGTGGGCGACGATGAGGCCTCAGGGCGAAGCTCCTCGTCGTTGGATCTATCGACCACCGAGGCTACGCGTTCAGCAGCATCTGCTTCTGCGGCGGCTGTATCGGTGCTTGTGATCTCCAGAGTCTGGGCGGGTTGGGGGGACTCGTGAGGCAGGAGCTGCTGGTCCAATGGGGGTTGTCGCGGCGGGGCGTCTTGGTGGGAGAAGTagacgacggaggaggaggaggaagggcggGAGGATTCGGCTGCTGCCCCGGGGTGGGGTCCAGGAGGAAGGGGCGGCCGTCGCGGGGTGCCTCTGGTGAGGCCGGCGAGGTCGGTGGCTGCGAGGAGGGCAGACCTGAGGACGTCGCGAGCGGAAGAGCGGCGGGCAGTCTCGCGGGCGACGAGGGCCGCGCCGTCGATGAGGCGGCGGAGATCTCTGGAGGCcatggcgaggcgaggcgagggaagGAGGCGCGTGGATGGCTTCGGGACCAAGAAGACGGTTTGCTTTTTTTGGGCCGTGGTCGAAGTTAGTGTCGGGTAGGCCCACGCCCACGAATGGCTTCCGGCTCTCCACGGCTCCTAGTTCCCCGCCTCTTGGGGTATTTTGGCCACGTCTACCAGTACTCTTGTCCTTGCTTCAGAGGAAAAAAAAGAGGTAATAGTAGTAGTAGTCTTGTCTCGTCTTGCAGAAGCCACAGCGTGGGGCTCAAAAACGGACGGGCGCTAGGATCAGAATCTCTGTGCATAGGCGGTGGCGCTTGGTCAAACTCTATCTATTCGACGCATGTACCATTGTCAGCTATCGCGCTCGCGCTCTCGCTCACGCGGAGAGCCCTAGGCCTATGACCGTTTGCTAGCGGACAACGACCGAGACATCGGAGGAGTAGAAGATGACGCATCCACCTTGCCTCACGTGGACACGCCGCAGCCAGCCGTGGCCAGCCGCGGTGTCACCGGCGATGCCAGGCTTAGATCTCACCTGAAACAGGGATGATATGGCTGGCCGTGGCATCCTACGGTGAAGGTGACGAATAAGCTTTTATTTTGCAAAACATATGTAGACGCTCATATATATACGTACATACATTCACCTCTATACATTCACCTCTATGAACGCCACCACATACATCTCGTCCTACCCCTATAAGCGCCTCCGAAAGACTGCGTCCAAGAAATTTCatccgacgggtcttgagattgacgaagtcatcacAGACGCCTCACCGTCGACGGGAACATCGACtcgcactgaagaatattccgtctttaacgagacaccaaagtgtcaaacctaGGGTTTGAACTTTGATGGTCTGGGGtgtcactgccctcctaaccacccaatcaCAAGTTGGTTCTCGGTGACGAATAAACTTAGCTAGGGTCAGGTGCATGAGCTCTCCGACAATGGATCTTAGGGTACGAGCAATGGTGGCATATGCTTGCTACTTCTCCATGTTTGTCGAGTAGATTTCGATAGCTGAGGTTATCTCttgtatcatcaacatataatctaTACGTGGCCTCATTGGTCCCTCTATGTCATCTTTCTTTTTTTCTCACGTTTGGCTGAAGATCCCGCCTCCTCTGCAAGTTATAACTTTATTTTCAAGGCTACTACTTTTCTATCTTCGAGACATCCGAACCAACATGGATCTACGGCGCGGTATGTTGAGGCATACCATTGGTCATGCGTAGTTCAGTGCGGGAACATGTAACTGTGGCCACCAGTGGAGGCGAGGGAATCCACGGCGGGCAACATAGACGGCGGTGGCGAAGAGATCGGAGGCGGATAAGATTAATGCGTTGATGATGCATGCGAGGTGGGCTCCAAACCATCTTGCAGTTCCTTTAGTGTTGTACACGACGCTAAATGTGTCAAATAGGACAACCGAGACGGTCGCCGCCTTCAATCCTGCGCGACTAACGCAAAAAGAAGTGCTTGTCACGCATGCACACAAATGTGGTTCAAATTTAGCGGTATCTTCCTATTTGTCATCTTAACTTAATGTAAGGTTTAGGATTTTCATGAAAGTGACCAAGAATCATTGCAAGAGTTGCACATAAATTGATTCGGCCCATCCAATCGAACTTTATGTCGGACGCCATATGCATGGGGCTTTTTAGAATAAAACAGATTGTGTATTGTCTaaaattattttgaaaatatgtgggataaagtaaaataatattttttgcaaCGAGTACGGCATATGGAAGGTTTAGGGAAAACATAGTGTCCATGGATAGTCAATTTTGTGCTGGCATGTAGTGTTGCAATAAAGGTCAATGATCATATTAGCCATTACATCAAAATTAGGAAAGTTCCGGAGGGGTTGTCCTTATTTTAGCCATTTTGATAGCGAGAGCAAAAGAATATGGCCATGTTGGTGGATAGATTCCTCATCTGGTTGAAGGTGGAGTGTCCATTTTTtcgatatggatgatatgattttGTTCATGGAACATGACTTAGACAAAGGGGTGAACATGAAACTTATTTTATGCATGTTTGAATAATTATTTGGTTGAAAAGTTAACTTCCAAAAATAGGATATTTTATGTTTTTGGATGGGCGAAACAATAAAAGAAGATGTATAAGCAATTATTTGGTTGCAAAGTTGATACTCTACATTTCAAATACTCGAAGATGCCattcaattatgggaaattgggtaACGGAGATTGGAAGCCAATAGAGAACCACTTTAAGAAAATGCTTTGATGGAAAAGAAAGCGGTTCCCCATTGTTCAGTACGCGGATGATACCTTCCTCATTCTCCAAGCATGCCATGATCCACTTTTGGCTTTAAAATATTTACTTCAAACATTTGTTGCTAACACGGGCCTTAGGGTaaattatgtactccctccgattcatattaattgacttcaatatggatgtatctatcactgaaatgtgtctagatacatccatattagagtcaattaatatgaaccggagggagtaaaatATTTTTTGATGCCCATAAACATTGACAGTAATTACCTTCACTATCTAGCAAATGCATTTGGTTGTGCAATGGGAACCCTGCCGTTTGCTTACCTTGGCCTCCCTCTGGGCACAACAAAACCATCAATTCAAGACCTATCACCTATAaccgatcagattgaaagaaggctTACTGCTAGCGCGAGGTTCCTTGAGTATGGTGGCAGATTACAGCTTGTATGCTCAGTATTATCGTCCTTGCCATTGCATTACCTTTGTTCCCTAAAGGTTCAGAAAACAATCATTCATATTGTTGATCGCTCCAGAAGGCCCTGCCTGTGGGCAAAGGAGGATGCCTCGGGTCTGGTTCATTCTTAGGTGCTTGGGCTATGGTTTGCTAGCCCAAAAATTGTGGGGGGCTAGGAGTACTAAACCTGGAACTGCAAAAAATAAAGCTCTTCTCTTGAAGCGACTTCACAAGTTCTACTGCAAAGAAAACATCCTTTGGGTAAATCTTGTTTAGTCCTTATACCCTAGAGGTGCACCTCATGCACAGTCGAGCAGGGGATCTTTTTGGTGGCGAGATGCTTTTAGTTTCATCCATGATTACAGAAGTATCACTAAATGTGTTATTGGCAGTGATGCCACAGTACTATTTTGGAAGGATTCTTGGCATGACAATGGTTTGCTCTGTGATCAATTCCCCCGATCTTTTCTCCTTTGCTAGAGATGAATATGTGATAGTGGCTGGCATTGCTCATTCGCCGGACATAATCCATCAGTTTGCTCCTGAATAAAATACCTTCACTCCACAATGTTACCTCTATTCAAAATAAACCCCACAACATTTTTCCTTTTGGAAATGTCTCATGCACATGAATAGGAGTGTTTTTAGTAAATGATATTTTATGGTGGGGAATGGTATGGATGCGCCCCAGGGAAGATATTGGTTGGACTAGCAACTATAACATCCCTGGCCAAATCACGATGACTTAAGTAATAATCTAGAGCAAGAGACAAGCTTTGAGTTTcacacaagaactccatcttctTTCACTTTATTATGCTGGTAACCTTGAATCCAACTATGGTCTTCAAGCATTGCTTATGGAAAAACAATTCAAATTTAACATAacgaaacattagtccatagaaatTGTTAATAATTACCGAAACCACACATGGTGCTTGATGCACTTTTAGAGACGGATGCCAACATCATCGGAGCATGCGAGTGACTCCATGGCCATGAAACTGAGTGCAACAAGGTCGCAAGATTGTTTCTAAAGCGCCCGGATCTAGTGCATCCATATCAGGATAAGAATGGGAATTGGTAGGGATGGGAAATACTAGAAGGTGATGTGTTcgggatagatcatgagataagagaggTACCGTTAGGATGTGATAAATATAATGGGAGGTGAAATGTGTTAGATTTCATATGCTAGAGTGAGTGAGGGTTAAAAAGTTGATATTTTATCAAGTAGAATGATATGGTTGGAACAAGTGAAGATTTATTTACTAGGACTATCACTCATGTGGGCTTTACCAGTGATGAATGTTACCTCTGGCCGGCTCATGTGGTAAAACATGCCACATTGTCACATATGTGAACACCACCATTGGCATGCATAACTATTATAATTTCATGTTGATGTATTTGAGGAAACTGGGTCATTTGTTTGGGTCACAAGTGATAGGCTTCCCGTCACTCGTAAGAGGCACCAATGAAGGGTTTCACCAGACCATCATTAGAAACCGTCTACGAGAGGTGTTTGAGGTAGTAATTGATATGTTTGATCCGGATTACGGGTGTAGTATACTAGTTTTCCCCCTAGAGGACTAGGTTTTATCTAACGAGTAGGTAACTATTTGGAAATGTGGTATCTAAGGAGTCTCTAAATTCTAAAATGTTTTATGTTTACTGGCCAAAAATTTATCTTTTGGGTTTAACAATAAATCGAAACAAGCCAAGCGTAGGTTTCACCTCAATTGTGCACACGCATAATGGGATATAAAAGATAAAGTATTAAGTGTTCTGTTAGTAATAATAGATACTTATGTAAACATGTATATAAGAGGGTGATCCATCCTTGGGGCACCACATCCTACTGCCGCAGCAATGTGATGCGATTGTCCAAGCTTAGCACCTATTCTCTTGACACGGGATTGCCTTAATTATTAAGATAAACAAACCAACACATTAGCATTATGTGACATCATCATTGTTCCATAGAGAATTGCGTTCAGCTATTGTACCCTCTTACTCTCACCGAGTTTCATGCATAGCTTCACTTTGCTCTGCTTGTGCCTCAACCCTGATCATTCTTTTAGGATCTTGAGTACCTTACATGTCCTAGGATCAATGTCTATGTAAAATAACAAATATATTCAACATAATGAACCAATTAAACTAACAACCCCATATCAAAAGTGCACGTGTGATGTGAGGCTAGGCCTTAGACTTTAGCACGAGAGGACTATATCCACATAGTGATTAATTCAACAATCATAGATATTGTAATTGATAATAGATGAATAGCCAACCGGGGAGAAATCAGTAGTATAAGTGTATGGATATGAAAAGATTAGGGGAATGGCTATGGAGAtggaggtgatggtggtggtAGTGCTTCACGCCGAGGAATGGATGGATGTGTCTCTCggtggctgccccctctcctttatATAGGTAGTGGACGAGAGAGGGTTTGAGAGGTCTTGTAATGCAATTCTGATGGTGGCCACTTCACGAAAGGTGTAAGTCTTGATTTGATGAAGCCACCAGCGTGTGGTATGGCGCCACAATATAGCCACGCCTGGCCGTAACACCATTTGTTATGTCGCTTCTTGATTTCCTTCGGTATCCCCTTGACTTGGGAAACTTTGCATCACACCGTTCTTCACATGTTACTAAGATTTCATAATCAAAACGTCAATTTCTGCAAGGAAACCCATGACATGGGAGATTTGCACATATATGCAATTATTCATGATTAGTGGCAGGTTAGATAAATAATCCCATCAAGTATTGATAATTATGCGGTTTAAAAGAGCATAAAATGAGTGTAAAAGCCGCTCATCGGAAACATGTTTGATCTGATTCTGTAAACTATGAAGATCTAATAAAAGTGGTAGATTTATTCATAATTATGGAGATATAACATATGTGCTATGTTTACGTATGGCTATTAAGTTCTAAATATATTTATAAATAGTAGTAAATAGATGATCTACCAACATGATGACCGAATGTGTCTAAATGTGACTATGATGATCTTAAAGTTTAGATTTATCGTGTTGTAGATCTATCTGTTATGGTGTATTGTCTACAACTATACTATGATGGATGCATGTGATATGATTAAATACGGTTACCGAGATCTAAACACGTCTCCGATACATCTTTATATGATTATGTAGATATAACAATCACATTGATGCAAAGGATGGGGCTCCGTTCCCCTTTCGAAAAAATGTAGATATAACGGATGTGATTTGCTTATATGCAGTTATATGAATATAGTGGATAATGATTTGTTTAGGTAAACCTATGTGATCTATAGCAGATAATGATTTATTCATGTAAACCTATGTGATTGGGTTATGAACGAACTATGAAGAGTAAGGAATACAATCTATTTTGATAACGATTATGTTGATCTAATGTATGTGGTGTGTTGATGTAAAATTATTTAGATTTAACTGTTGTGCCTTGTTTAGGTGCATTTATCAAGATCTAGCGATTGTGACGTAGTACTAATAAAAATGATCCATCAAATCATAACCAATAACCAAATATTTTGCATTTTGTTGAGAGTGGTtagtatatttatttattttctccaATAGTATCATGATTTTATCAGTTTCTGGCATCAGCGCT contains:
- the LOC124663697 gene encoding protein ABC transporter 1, mitochondrial, producing the protein MASRDLRRLIDGAALVARETARRSSARDVLRSALLAATDLAGLTRGTPRRPPLPPGPHPGAAAESSRPSSSSSVVYFSHQDAPPRQPPLDQQLLPHESPQPAQTLEITSTDTAAAEADAAERVASVVDRSNDEELRPEASSSPTPTPSPAPAEKRRRRRERNVPSTPFTRALGFAGLGAGLAWGGLQESARRVMYGTPVADGDRSALSPFLSDQNAERVALALCRMRGAALKVGQMLSIQDESLVPPPVLAALDIVRQGADVMPSKQLNSVLDAELGQGWSSKLTSFDYEPLAAASIGQVHRAVLKDGSDVVMKIQYPGVADSIESDIENVRLLLTYTNLIPKGLFLDRAIKVAKEELARECDYVIEASNQKRYKELLSDSEGYYVPKVTDELSSKKILTSEFVPGVPIDKVAVLSQETRNYVGCKLLELTIKELFVFRFMQTDPNWSNFLYDDSRRQFNLIDFGAAREFPKKFVDDYLRMVVACANRDRDGVLEMSRRLGFLTGEEPEVMLDAHVEAAFIVGVPFSRPGGHDFRANNITHSVSNLGATMLKHRMTPPPDEVYSLHRKLSGAFLACIKIGAVVPCREMLLEVYEQYDFSEDHSEVPSSTV